The Athalia rosae chromosome 4, iyAthRosa1.1, whole genome shotgun sequence DNA segment ACTAAGTGAAATGCGTTTTTGTTTATCTAGTTCACGAGCCAGTACCGCTACCTGTCACGTCAGTACACTACCCTGCATATTTTTTAAGCATCAAGTTGTTTCAATATCACTTGATATTAAATGTTTGTATGTATACTGCATTTGAATTATCGTCATatgcattttttcaaacaagttTTGCTCGTATGTTAATATGGAACTATAATCCACAATCCATTCACTCAATCGCTCAGTCGCCCTTTGGATGAACTTAAATAATCTTCTGTCATTagtttcttcttatttctatAACTTGAAAACACCACAtgttttaacttttttctttcatcgttgttttttctttgattttcccCGAATCATTGAAGATTATGCTTTCACACTTTACAGTTCTGCATTGATATCTTAATGCCTTTAGttctatgtatacacatatgtacatatatatgtgtgtacatatgcATAATTGTATTATTCTGAAAACTAAATTTCCAGCGACGTTGACATAAAAATCATTGCAAAGCTATGTTATTGAATGGACAAAGGATTTTaagcaaatgaaaaaacatgCGTAAAGCAAAGAGCAAAACGGTCGAAGGTTTGGAAGACAGCAAGCAAAACAGCAAATCGATACTCGATTCACgtggattattatttcatgaaAGAGACTAAGATCTTTACCGAAACTCTTCTGTCTCGTTGTTTGACATTGGATAcagtcaattttttatcaattcgcCTACAGTAAACTAAATTAATGTGTACGACCCAAACTTgattctattttcattcacctttgaacaaattcgtaattttcaacaaaagaaATCATTGTAATTGTTTTAGCCTTGCGtcagtttttctttgttactatatcgttatcgttttttGGACAAGATGGATCTATAAAAAACTTCATTTGGTTGGAAATATagagattttataattagctCCAACTTGTCCTATAACGGTCTCAGTTGACTATTTTTAACACGTAGGTTCACACGTCAATGTGCAACAGTTTACCCCAGTACGTGGttctgtgagaaaaaaaaatataattaaaaaaattttcacaccttTTTATTAATTCGCGTTTCTTCAATTGAACATTTTAGCTTCTAATATTAAACACAGTGTGTAAAAAAcaattgaaacattttttgagCGACTTTCAATTTGATCGTATGATTTGATCTGAGTATTTAGCAATGAATCAGGTCTCATAACAGGGGCACTCAGAACTTAGTCTCTGTATCAAAGTGCCATCAAGCCTAAAAATCGAGACGTTAAAATACGGTGATGTTTATcatccgatctagttcaatgtCATCTATAAGTTGTAACGCACTTTGATGATAGAGGACATCGAAATCgtaaatataacaaaaaaacaataaaggtTTAAGCTCAACAAATGCATGAGAAATTGTCTTATGCACAAAGAAATAGGGAAATGTAATAATATCACGTTGCAAACATTTCTAATGTTTTATAGAATCAATCATTATGTGCGGAGTTGAATGGTTCTTTGATCATAGGATTCTgagataatataattatattactaTCGTCTGATTAGGGTTAATTCTCTTTGATATTAAGTAtccataattaattttaactcTGCGAGAAATATATTGGCTTCAGCTATATTTCATCGCAATTTATCATTATGATATTAgcgaaattaattcaaaattacaatttgaaaatattcaatgaaGTCATGTTGGGTTGTGAACGCTTGTGTGgtttataattgaatattcaGCATAAatgttcatatttttaataCATTCATCAAAATTACTTGTGTCGtggttttatattttatccctGTGCGTTAATTCTGCTAATAAAATTCGTGCTGTGATtcaaattgaagagaaaaaatcgggcCAAATCATTAggtacatgatttttttttgtcaaaaatgatcatattactactattactaGACTTGAAAGGAGCTTACAAGAATCTTGCAGCTTAATGTTAAAATTGAGTGGCAATACAATTATGAAAGTGCGCTTTGCAATTACATTCGCACACGCCTGAATATCGCTATCAACTAATAAGATAATGGTACGCATTTCTGTACCCATCCATAACTTGACCTCTGCAATGATTCATAATGATGTTGGACAACCAACGTTAAAAGTAAAATGATGTTCAAAAATTGGAACAATAAAACCTGAATAAAGTTTGTTGAAATGTTGGACCCACGGATGTATTATAAAATGTTTACCACCGTTgatgttttcgaaaaataatctccCAATTAATAACTACATGTTATGATCGATTTATAAATTTAGTTGAAGGATAAGtctgttcaaaattttatgtGGTACGACTAATTTCACACAAAAGATATCTGCTACTTATCATGAAGAAATCAATTTGGAGAgataattttcagcttctAGCGTTATGATCGAAGAACGTATAcattaatttcaataataatgcAGCAAAGAGATGAGTAAAGGAaatgagaattattttcaatttaattgcTTGAGAAATTTCTTAAATGCAATTGCATGAGAATTTTCTTAAATGCAATTACTTTTATCGCATGATGAGATGCTTGTTCACAATTATATATTGTGATTCTCAGTATCTATATTTGAATCTAATAGGAAAtggaattctgaaaaaagtaacaattTGCAATACGACTCATGTCATGGGTGCAACGTAACTTTTGGCCACTTTTGGTATACTAGATTACGCCGTAGTATGGATAAGCGgagatttaaaaaaagttGATGTGTTGGCGGTTTTCGGTGGTTGCGTGGCAGAGCAAGATGTGCGCAAACGCAGCGAGATATTTTCTGCTTCGGCGTCCACGTCCACGTACCGCCCGCTACCGCCACCACCGATGCTATTTGTCAAGTTTAAGCCTAGTCAATTGTCATTTGATGTGTTTGACTGTCGTTTGACATAAGTGCCTTCGTCTTCGGTttgttacattttatttcttgattATCTTTAACCTAAAATGTCGTACGGTGCTTGGGAAGTTGTCGGTAAgaacaagaaagaaaagtcTATCGGAAAACCAGCGAAGTTGTCTAAagctgagaagaaaaagtttatGGAAACCGCGCCGAAACTTGAAGATTTCCGTAAGTTGGTGTTAGATGGTACCTAACCTACTTTTGTAAACAGATGTTTTACTTTCACTGAAATATCATCAGAAATCTACCATTCATTCACACAAACAGACCTCCGATGAGGATTCTTCATAAATAGTTCATAccagtttcatttattttcattctcacaGACATTTGCTAACTTAAATTTTACACAAAATTTCACACGTCTGATATCTATGACCTCCCCAAACTGTGtttcgttgaagaaaaaattaatcatcttGATATTTTTGATAGTTAAATATTTTGCGCAATTACTTATTGATATAGCGATATTTTTCCAACTGTTGTTTGACCGCCTTGTTTCAAAACTCCAGCTTGCaaatttgatgatttttcagtTCCACTAGACCAGGTCAAGACACTTTTTAATTCCTTGGACAGTaacaaggaaaataaaaaaccagttaaggagaaagagaaaaagactaaggaaaatgaagagaaaaaaaagcaacaaaaacaaaagcagcaacaacagcaaatagataaaaaaaaatcagagccTAAAGAGAAACCTCCAAAGTCTATTGAAGGTGCATTGAATGCGGTATGGTGCTTTCTTCTAACTACAATCAGAGAAATATTGTCCCAagttcaatttcatttgcatCCAATGTCCAGTCTCATTTGATTAAATGATGTTGCATTTTCTTCATACCCAGATTTCCAttgaagagctgaaaaatattctagCTGCAAACCAAGCTAGATTTCCAGATGCACCTCTTGTATGGCTCAAAGATATTTTGGCATATTTATGCGTGAAAATTCCAATTGAATCAAATGATCCAACATTTGGGAGCAAGTCTGTTGATTATCCTTTATGTGCTGTTCCCAACACAATTCGTTCCGTATTGGAAAGTGCTATTAATCAAGCCGGAAGCAAAACTGTTCAAATCTTCTATGAGAATATATTAACTGCAATGGCCAATGATATGGTTAAAGGAACACCAGTGGTCGGACACAAAATATTCTCCCAATTTCTGGCATTCCAAAATCCTGAAACTGTGGTTTCAAATATTGTCAAGTTAATCACCCTGAGAAACTCTTACCAGAATAGAAAACCGATTGGTTTGTCTTTACTGTGGGCCATGGCGCAAGGAggtcaaaaaaatttaaatattggTTTGAAGATATGGCATGAAGTAATGGCGCCTATGTTGGAAATGAAGAATTATGCTAGCTACGTAATACAGATTTTAGAACGATTCGTATTTTTACACAACTCGTCGTCTAGCTTGAACTCTGAATTATACCTAAGTATTATCGATGATGTGTATAGTGGTAAATACAACATACCAACTAGCATAGAAAAGGATCTCAGTGGTCCTCTCAACAAGCTAAGGGTAGGTTtgctttttattcaaaattttgagtCTTGTTTTTCACCTAAATTTCCATAGAAAAATACTTCTCTAAATGACTGATTTCTATCTCATTGACGCATTGCATCTGTTTCATCACAACATCGCATCAGTATCTATAAATATGATTTATGATCCTTTTCAGATTATAACTTTCAGAAATAAAGATACTAGGTATCAAGTGCTGTTTCAAACTTTAATGAAAAAGCTGACGTTTGCTACACCTGCAAATTACAAAGCAGAAATTTTGACAGCACTTGTGTCTTGTCTAAGTGCTGATGTACAGTGTTACAGTACCTGGCGATCAAACTACACAAAATATTTGTACCAATCGAGTCTCCTGCTGAAACATCTCAGTAAATATCCTACTTTGCTCTTGATTCATTTCGCAATGTAGGCTCTGCATactattgtttatttttatcgtagaTACAAACTGGGCACAAATTTCTTCAGCTATAAAAGTAAAACTTCTCCGGGATACAGTTCTGACTTTTTATGTGACAAACGAGGAATTAGGAAAGgccaaaagaaaagaggaacaTCTCAATTCATGTGTGAAGGAATGCAAGGTTAGTCGCTCTGATTGAAACTTTGAAGTGTCAAAATTCATGTTGTACCATGTGTTCTACTGCTAAAATTGTACCGACTGTAATCATTCCATAGAGCTTTCAAAACATCCTTATCCGAATCCATGGCGCTATTGACAGTCGAATTTCATTCAAGTTTCCAACAACGCGGCGTCAGGGTATTGATTCATGCGCCAAACAGATGCGCAGTATTCGTTTAGTTCATTTTCTGCCTGACAACGCGACTTTCCCTACCATATATTTTGTCGTTAGAACCTGCGCGACGAAACCCTAGCCACGGCTGTTTATTCAAGTACTAAaagtgcaatcgatcgatcggttctACCGTTATCTTGTAGAAGGTGATTTACATTTTGACAATTCATATATCATAATAAAACGTATTTAAAAACCAGGCGGAGCTTTGACAGTTACGCAGcatcatcacgcgcatagctAACTGACTACCGTGTTATTTCTTCGATACTTTCATTCGATCTCTTCAAAATTctttcgtcgaaatttgacgACAGTCTTGAGCAAAGCTACGCTACGTATTTGAAATTGTTTGAGagtaaacaattttttatcgaataattCGGTCTAGGTGAGTTAATGACTCACTTTCTGTATATTTCGACCCTGGGCTACTGGTCGGCCAACTTTCAAATATCTCTACCTACCTGTACTAAACGAACcaaaatcaattaaatttcttGATTATATCTTGTTATTTTCCGGTATAAATTGCATCGCTCATATTGCGCCGGAAAAGTTATGGTTTTGCCTGCCATATATTATGAACTGTTAAGAAAATACACATAAGATTTTTGTTGACAAAAATTCACCTTGTGACTCTTAATA contains these protein-coding regions:
- the LOC105684247 gene encoding transmembrane protein 214-A; translation: MSYGAWEVVGKNKKEKSIGKPAKLSKAEKKKFMETAPKLEDFLPLDQVKTLFNSLDSNKENKKPVKEKEKKTKENEEKKKQQKQKQQQQQIDKKKSEPKEKPPKSIEGALNAISIEELKNILAANQARFPDAPLVWLKDILAYLCVKIPIESNDPTFGSKSVDYPLCAVPNTIRSVLESAINQAGSKTVQIFYENILTAMANDMVKGTPVVGHKIFSQFLAFQNPETVVSNIVKLITLRNSYQNRKPIGLSLLWAMAQGGQKNLNIGLKIWHEVMAPMLEMKNYASYVIQILERFVFLHNSSSSLNSELYLSIIDDVYSGKYNIPTSIEKDLSGPLNKLRIITFRNKDTRYQVLFQTLMKKLTFATPANYKAEILTALVSCLSADVQCYSTWRSNYTKYLYQSSLLLKHLNTNWAQISSAIKVKLLRDTVLTFYVTNEELGKAKRKEEHLNSCVKECKTLLEKMTASKSWFPWKKGSVLLLLLIGSILALDTQKHGSFQASSTNSFLTESGISAYGEHAWSRVKLYSSKSLEFLEASAPEYYKAVVDFSTPYIKLAGDLCLIGKNASLKFYYNFIAYAHQKGPVVVATINHYAPGLLDNIQKQSVIAVEAIKSYSALASDQANILVGHLNSENLRKYTSQAINTTQTFASQTYNWVYEKVQTLSKVH